The following coding sequences lie in one Gouania willdenowi chromosome 5, fGouWil2.1, whole genome shotgun sequence genomic window:
- the ankrd52b gene encoding serine/threonine-protein phosphatase 6 regulatory ankyrin repeat subunit C — MELRKITDQSPLVQAIFNRSTEDVSFLLNHNEDVNLLDQEESTPLHAAAYLGDTHIMDLLISSGANINAKDQNLLTPLHRAAASRNERAVELLLTHGAKVNTRDKVWHTPLHMAAANWATGCAEALIPHVCSLDAGDRSGRTPLHHAAYSGHEEMVYALLRKGAGVGAKDKQERQPIHLAAHLGHVGVVKLLLSYGGDVMCTDKRGYTPLHAAAANAQSDMVMYLLSLGVETDEANIFGNTALHMTCHTGQDSVANELVNCGANINQRNYHGNTPLHLAAASSSGVLCLEMLVSNGADVNIRNKDGRSALHMAAMYGRFTGSQILIQNGGEVDCVDKKGNTPLHVAARYGQELLVSALLTNEADRCRQGAHGMLPLHLAALHGYPDCCRKLLSNGQFYNCIPPLTSGPILATGFDINMLDDHGRTCLHAAASGGNVECLNLLLNFGAEIDIKDNLGRSALHYATASGNSQCTVSLVRAGAEVNELDLTNCSPLHYAAASHTFCGGGTNSEPYINLNKEQEASICLDFLLENGANPTLKNSKGYSAVHYAAAYGNKQHLELLLEISFNCLEEAESNIPVSPLHLAAYYGHGKALLLLCETLVSLDVRDIEGQTALHLAAQRGFSSCVEVLLKHQASYTLKDHKHKRTALHASAAEGQVDCLLLLVNMEQSADILDCQDTSGQTALMLAALGCHTDCVHILLEKGAQVDAADKRGFTALHRAVVLGSEDCVLAVLEHGASALCRDSQGRTPLHLAASRGHTELLLTLLKAVKKADPLDSLLDYSGFTPTHWAAHHGHDGCLRVLLNNTFFSNQEGNPFTPLHCALVNGHDVAAELLVKSVGSHTVNCRDAKGRTPLHAAAYSGSAAGLQLVLDQGAEVNAVDNCGCSALMVAARCGQNIAVELLLHKVKPDLSLVDVNNNTALHLACIKGHEMCALLILGEITDSSLIDARNNTLQMPLHIAARKGLATVVQVLLSRGAAVMAVDEEGHTPALACAPNKNVAECLALILSTMKPFPPKEAGTGATSHFNPILKNCSISATRGAGGSLCHA, encoded by the exons GACCAAGAAGAAAGCACACCACTGCACGCTGCTGCTTATTTGGGTGACACCCACATTATGGATTTACTAATTAGTTCAG GCGCAAACATCAATGCCAAGGACCAGAACCTGCTGACTCCTCTTCACCGAGCGGCTGCCTCACGAAATGAA AGGGCTGTGGAGCTGCTGCTAACGCACGGCGCAAAGGTGAACACACGAGACAAAGTCTGGCACACGCCTCTACACATGGCTGCTGCCAACTGGGCTACAGGCTGCGCTGAAGCTCTCATACCTCACGTTTGCAGCCTGGATGCTGGGGACCGATCTGGTAGGACGCCACTTCATCATGCAGCATACAGCGGCCACGAAGAG ATGGTTTACGCTCTCCTACGTAAAGGTGCTGGTGTGGGTGCCAAAGACAAACAGGAAAGGCAGCCAATACACCTGGCGGCACACCTGG GACATGTGGGAGTGGTGAAGCTGCTCTTGTCTTATGGTGGAGATGTGATGTGCACAGATAAGCGTGGGTACACACCACTTCACGCAGCCGCTGCAAACGCACAGTCAGATATGGTCATGTATCTTTTAAGCCTCGGAGTTGAG ACTGATGAGGcaaatatttttggaaatacaGCCCTTCACATGACCTGTCACACTGGACAGGACTCTGTCGCCAATGAGCTGGTCAACTGTGGTGCAAACATCAATCAGCGCAACTACCACGGCAACACGCCACTGCATCTGGCTGCTGCCTCCTCCAGTGGTGTCCTTTGTCTTGAAATGCTTGTCAGTAATGGAGCGGATGTTAACATAAGG AATAAAGACGGAAGGAGCGCTTTGCATATGGCTGCAATGTACGGACGCTTCACAGGCTCCCAGATTCTTAttcaaaatg GTGGAGAGGTGGATTGTGTTGATAAGAAGGGAAACACTCCTCTGCATGTTGCAGCCCGATACGGTCAGGAGTTACTGGTCAGTGCTCTACTCACCAATGAAGCTGACAGATGCAG ACAGGGTGCTCATGGGATGCTTCCTCTACATTTAGCAGCACTCCATGGATATCCAGACTGTTGTCGCAAGCTGTTGTCCAACG GCCAGTTTTACAACTGTATACCACCTCTGACGAGTGGCCCAATACTAGCCACAGGCTTTGACATAAACATGTTGGACGATCATGGTAGGACATGCTTGCATGCAGCTGCTTCTGGAGG AAATGTTGAGTGTCTCAACTTGCTACTAAACTTTGGAGCTGAAATTGATATCAAGGACAATTTGGGAAG ATCTGCTTTGCACTATGCCACTGCCAGTGGGAACAGTCAGTGTACAGTGTCCCTGGTGAGAGCTGGTGCAGAGGTCAATGAGCTGGATCTGACCAACTGCAGCCCTCTGCATTATGCTGCTGCTTCACATACCTTTTGTGG aGGGGGCACAAACTCTGAGCCATACATTAACCTAAATAAGGAACAAGAGGCATCTAT CTGTTTGGACTTCTTGTTGGAGAATGGAGCAAATCCTACTCTGAAGAACAGTAAAGGATACAGTGCTGTTCATTACGCAGCAGCCTATGGAAACAAGCAACATCTGGAGCTG CTTTTGGAGATTTCCTTCAACTGCCTGGAAGAGGCTGAGAGTAATATTCCAGTCAGTCCTTTGCACTTGGCT GCGTATTATGGGCACGGCAAGGCACTGCTATTGCTCTGTGAGACGCTGGTGAGTCTGGATGTGCGGGACATTGAAGGACAAACTGCTCTCCACCTGGCAGCTCAGAGAGGCTTTTCATCATGTGTTGAGGTTCTGTTGAAACATCAAGCGTCCTACACACTGAAGGACCATAAACACAAGAGGACGGCTCTCCACGCTTCAG CTGCTGAGGGTCAGGTAGACTGTCTGCTCCTATTGGTCAACATGGAACAAAGTGCTGATATTCTTGATTGTCAGGACACATCGGGACA GACAGCGCTCATGCTGGCAGCTCTTGGCTGTCACACAGACTGTGTTCACATCTTGCTGGAAAAAGGCGCGCAGGTTGATGCTGCAGACAAACGGGGTTTTACTGCATTACACAGAGCT GTTGTGTTGGGCAGCGAGGACTGTGTGTTGGCAGTGTTGGAACACGGAGCCTCTGCTCTGTGCAGAGACTCTCAGGGAAGGACACCGCTCCACCTCGCTGCGTCTCGTGGTCACACTGAGCTCCTTCTCACCCTGCTCAAGGCTGTTAAGAAGGCGGACCCTCTGGACTCCTTACTGGACTACAGTGGCTTCACACCCACTCACTGGGCAGCGCATCATG GGCATGATGGGTGTTTACGTGTTTTGCTTAATAACACGTTCTTCAGCAACCAGGAGGGAAATCCTTTTACCCCGTTACACTGTGCTTT AGTTAATGGACACGATGTCGCTGCTGAGCTTCTCGTGAAGAGTGTTGGCTCTCATACTGTCAACTGTCGGGATGCCAAAGGGAG GACTCCTCTTCATGCAGCTGCTTATTCAGGAAGCGCTGCAGGGCTCCAGCTGGTCCTGGACCAGGGTGCAGAGGTCAATGCTGTGGATAACTGTGGATGCTCTGCTCTGATGGTTGCTGCTCGCTGTGGACAGAATATAGCAGTTG AGTTGTTGCTGCACAAAGTGAAGCCTGACCTGAGCCTGGTGGATGTGAATAATAACACTGCCCTTCACTTAGCCTGCATCAag GGCCATGAGATGTGCGCTCTGCTGATCTTAGGAGAGATCACTGACTCCTCCCTCATAGATGCTAGAAACAACACTCTCCAAAT GCCCCTTCACATTGCAGCGAGGAAAGGCCTTGCGACCGTAGTGCAGGTGTTACTGAGCAGAGGAGCTGCTGTCATGGCTGTAGATGAGGAGG GCCACACACCAGCCCTGGCCTGCGCTCCAAACAAAAACGTAGCAGAGTGTTTGGCCTTGATCCTGTCCACCATGAAGCCCTTCCCTCCCAAAGAAGCTGGAACTGGAGCCACCTCCCACTTCAATCCCATCCTGAAGAACTGCAGCATTTCTGCCACCCGTGGAGCAGGTGGAAGTTTGTGTCATGCCTGA